From one Humulus lupulus chromosome 8, drHumLupu1.1, whole genome shotgun sequence genomic stretch:
- the LOC133797030 gene encoding transcription repressor OFP8, whose amino-acid sequence MESRFKHKLSRMFRGSFGSCRTRNLTDVIEKSALPPEENHSFHMMEPIISQKLRPFPSICRPTEQIDNNCIMSTMDVMLPRAKLSEKITPFVRVDSFSGRSCPRASPVFPLNPFYELRNSNIRQRKSKNNSGKKHKKEKSKKKTTTATMTKKKNPKSFKNKDYFAPFSSSSLDSNLGGWWFSSEDEDQTYDEREDETETLFFSSKSLSSDSSEQRRRRRNHRSDKTGLRRKASSDVGLVPLPGRVKDSFAVVKKSSDPHHDFRTSMVEMIVEKQIFAANDLEQLLQCFLSLNSDHHHRVIVEVFTEILEALFSNWGS is encoded by the coding sequence ATGGAAAGTCGATTCAAGCACAAGCTCTCTCGCATGTTCCGGGGATCATTCGGGTCGTGCCGGACTAGAAACTTGACAGATGTCATTGAAAAATCGGCATTGCCGCCGGAGGAAAATCATAGCTTCCACATGATGGAGCCCATTATTTCTCAAAAGCTTCGACCTTTTCCCTCCATTTGTCGACCCACCGAACAAATCGATAACAACTGTATTATGTCCACCATGGACGTGATGCTTCCGAGGGCCAAACTCTCCGAGAAAATCACGCCGTTCGTCAGGGTGGATTCTTTCAGTGGCCGGAGCTGTCCTCGGGCGTCCCCTGTCTTTCCACTGAATCCATTTTACGAGCTGAGAAATAGTAATATTAGGCAGAGGAAGAGTAAGAATAACTCTGGGAAGAAGCACAAGAAGGAAAAGAGCAAGAAGAAAACGACGACGGCGACAATGACGAAGAAGAAGAACCCAAAGAGCTTCAAGAACAAGGATTACTTTGCTCCCTTCAGTTCGTCTTCTCTGGACAGTAATCTCGGTGGGTGGTGGTTCAGTAGCGAAGACGAAGACCAAACCTACGACGAACGAGAGGACGAAACAGAAACTCTGTTTTTCTCTTCCAAGAGCCTATCTTCCGACTCGTCGGAGCAACGCCGGCGTCGGAGGAACCACCGGAGTGATAAAACTGGTCTCCGAAGAAAGGCAAGCTCTGATGTGGGCCTTGTCCCGTTACCAGGGAGAGTAAAGGATAGCTTTGCGGTGGTGAAGAAATCGAGTGATCCTCATCACGATTTCAGAACGTCAATGGTGGAGATGATCGTAGAGAAGCAGATCTTCGCGGCCAACGATCTCGAGCAGCTTTTGCAGTGCTTTCTCTCTTTGAATTCGGATCATCATCACAGGGTCATTGTTGAGGTCTTTACAGAGATTTTGGAAGCTCTGTTCTCAAACTGGGGATCTTAA